Proteins encoded by one window of Molothrus aeneus isolate 106 chromosome 16, BPBGC_Maene_1.0, whole genome shotgun sequence:
- the WIPI2 gene encoding WD repeat domain phosphoinositide-interacting protein 2 isoform X2: MNLAGQSGDAGSGHLLFANFNQDNTSLAVGSKSGYKFFSLSSVDKLEQIYECTDTEDVCIVERLFSSSLVAIVSLKAPRKLKVCHFKKGTEICNYSYSNTILAVKLNRQRLIVCLEESLYIHNIRDMKVLHTIRETPPNPAGLCALSINNDNCYLAYPGSATIGEVQVFDTINLRAANMIPAHDSPLAALAFDASGTKLATASEKGTVIRVFSIPEGQKLFEFRRGVKRCVSICSLAFSMDGMFLSASSNTETVHIFKLETVKEKPQEEPTTWTGYFGKVLMASTSYLPSQVTEMFNQGRAFATVRLPFCGHKNICALATIQKIPRLLVGAADGYLYMYNLDPQEGGECTLMKQHKLDGSMEPANEILESASHDRPLVAQTYSAAVTKAYTDDLGAVGGACLEDETSSLRLDEDSEHPPMILRTD, translated from the exons ATCCCTTGCAGTTGGCAGTAAATCAGGCTacaaattcttctctctttcttctgtgGACAAATTAGAGCAGATCTATGAATGCA CTGACACAGAAGATGTGTGCATTGTGGAGAGGCTCTTCTCCAGTAGCCTGGTGGCCATAGTCAGCCTTAAAGCTCCACGCAAGCTGAAAGTTTGTCACTTTAAGAAGGGGACAGAGATTTGCAACTACAGTTACTCCAACACCATCTTGGCTGTCAAACTCAATAGACAG aGGCTGATAGTATGTCTGGAAGAGTCTCTTTATATCCACAACATACGAGACATGAAGGTATTACATACAATCAGGGAGACACCTCCCAATCCTGCAG GGTTGTGTGCTTTATCAATAAACAATGATAATTGCTACCTGGCCTATCCAGGAAGTGCAACTATTGGAGAAGTACAAGTCTTTGACACCATCAATCTG AGAGCTGCCAATATGATCCCAGCTCATGACAGTCCCTTGGCTGCTTTGGCATTTGATGCAAGTGGTACTAAACTTGCCACAGCCTCAGAAAAG ggaACAGTAATAAGAGTGTTTTCCATTCCAGAGGGACAGAAACTCTTTGAATTCCGAAGGGGAGTGAAGAG gTGTGTGAGCATCTGTTCATTGGCTTTCAGCATGGATGGCATGTTTCTGTCTGCATCCAGTAACACAGAGACGGTGCATATCTTCAAACTTGAGACTGTGAAAGAAAA ACCTCAGGAAGAGCCTACAACCTGGACAGGTTACTTTGGAAAAGTGCTGATGGCCTCAACAAGCTACCTGCCCTCTCAAGTAACAGAGATGTTCAACCAGGGTAGAGCCTTTGCTACAGTCCGTCTGCCCTTCTGTGGGCACAAAAACATCTGTGCACTTGCCAC AATCCAGAAGATCCCTCGTCtgctggtgggagctgctgatggGTATCTCTACATGTACAACCTAGACCCCCAGGAAGGAGGCGAGTGCACACTAATGAAGCAGCACAA GCTCGATGGCAGCATGGAGCCCGCCAACGAAATTCTGGAGTCTGCATCGCACGACCGGCCGTTGGTAGCGCAGACGTACAGTGCCGCTGTGACTAAAG CCTATACGGATGacctgggtgctgtgggtggaGCTTGCCTGGAAGATGAAACCAGCTCACTTAGATTGGATGAAGACAGTGAGCATCCCCCCATGATCCTTCGGACAGACTAA
- the SLC29A4 gene encoding equilibrative nucleoside transporter 4 codes for MGSVGAERFKELSPAVTPEGNVVMSFSFDSYQLEEDELQRGSQAKGVLTFMEPVSEDPEPQDRYHGIYFAMLLAGVGFLLPYNSFITDVDYLHHKYPGTSIVFDMSLTYILVALVAVILNNALVELLSLHTRISVGYLFALGPLLFVSICDVWLELFSRRQAYAINLVAVGVVAFGCTVQQSSFYGYTGLLPKRYTQGVMTGESTAGVIISLSRIFTKLLLSDEKENTVIFFFISIGMELTCFILHLLVKRTRFVRYYTDSSRQGLPESRGAGEPSSGYRVHHDVTSEDVRFENREQGQPSSPRGSPGPEAELAGSGTYMRFDVPRPKIKRSWPSFRDMLLYRYVVSRLIWAYMLSIAMTYFITLCLFPGLESEIHNCTLGEWLPILIMAIFNLSDFVGKILAALPYDWRGTHLLVYSCLRVVFIPLFIMCVYPNGQPTFGHPAWPCIFSLLMGITNGYFGSVPMILAAGKVSPEQRELAGNTMTVSYMTGLTLGSAVAYFAYSLTSTSHSSCFYTETSNGSFTLGY; via the exons ATGGGCTCGGTGGGCGCCGAGCGCTTcaaggagctgagcccagcagtgacacccGAGGGGAATGTGGTGATGAGCTTCAGCTTCGACAGCTACCAGCTGGAGGAGGACGAGCTGCAGCGGGGCAGCCAGGCCAAGGGTGTCCTCACCTTCATGGAGCCAG TTTCTGAGGACCCTGAGCCCCAGGATCGATACCATGGGATTTATTTTGCcatgctgctggctggggtgggaTTTCTCCTGCCCTACAACAGCTTTATCACTGATGTGGATTACCTGCACCATAAATACCCAG GGACCTCCATTGTCTTTGACATGAGCCTCACCTACATCCTGGTGGCCTTGGTGGCCGTCATCCTCAACAACGCGctggtggagctgctgagctTGCACACCCGGATCTCCGTGG GCTACCTCTTCGCCCTGGGGCCCCTGCTCTTTGTCAGCATCTGCGACGTGTGGCTGGAGCTGTTCAGCCGCAGACAAGCCTACGCCATCAACCTGGTGGCTGTCGGGGTGGTGGCCTTTGGCTGCACAG TGCAGCAATCCAGCTTCTACGGCTACACGGGGCTGCTGCCCAAGCGCTACACGCAGGGAGTGATGACGGGTGAGA GCACCGCCGGGGTCATCATCTCGCTCAGCCGCATCTTCACCAAGCTGCTGCTGTCGGACGAGAAGGAGAACACCGtcatcttcttcttcatctCCATCGGCATGGAGCTGACGTGCTTCATCCTGCACCTGCTGGTGAAGCGCACGCGCTTCGTGCGTTACTACACCGACAGCTCCCGCCAGGGCCTCCCCGAGAGCCGCGGGGCCGGCGAGCCCAGCTCTGGCTACCGCGTCCACCACGACGTCACCTCCGAGGATGTCAGATTT GAAAACCGGGAGCAGGGGCAGCCGAGCTCCccgcggggcagccccggccccgaagctgagctggctgggagTGGCACCTACATGCGCTTTGATGTGCCTCGGCCCAAGATCAAGAGGAGCTGGCCCAGCTTCCGAG acATGCTGCTCTACCGCTACGTCGTGTCCCGCCTGATCTGGGCCTACATGCTCTCCATCGCCATGACCTACTTCATCACACTGTGCCTCTTTCCCGGGCTGGAGTCGGAGATCCACAACTGCACGCTGGGGGAATGGCTCCCCATCCTCATCATGGCCATCTTCAACCTCTCTGACTTCGTCGGCAAG AtcctggctgccctgccctACGACTGGAGAGGGACTCACCTCCTTGTCTACTCCTGCCTCCGCGTGGTCTTCATCCCCCTCTTCATCATGTGTGTCTACCCCAACGGGCAGCCCACCTTCGGCCACCCCGCCTGGCCCTGCATCTTCTCCCTCCTCATGGGCATCACCAACGGCTACTTTGGCAGCGTGCCCATGATCCTGGCCGCGGGCAAGGTCAGCCCGGAGCAGCGGGAGCTGGCAG GGAACACCATGACCGTGTCCTACATGACGGGCCTGACGCTGGGCTCGGCCGTGGCCTATTTTGCCTACAGCCTCACCAGTacctcccacagcagctgtttcTACACTGAAACCTCCAATGGCTCCTTTACCTTGGGCTACTGA
- the WIPI2 gene encoding WD repeat domain phosphoinositide-interacting protein 2 isoform X1 codes for MNLAGQSGDAGSGHLLFANFNQDNTSLAVGSKSGYKFFSLSSVDKLEQIYECTDTEDVCIVERLFSSSLVAIVSLKAPRKLKVCHFKKGTEICNYSYSNTILAVKLNRQRLIVCLEESLYIHNIRDMKVLHTIRETPPNPAGLCALSINNDNCYLAYPGSATIGEVQVFDTINLRAANMIPAHDSPLAALAFDASGTKLATASEKGTVIRVFSIPEGQKLFEFRRGVKRCVSICSLAFSMDGMFLSASSNTETVHIFKLETVKEKPQEEPTTWTGYFGKVLMASTSYLPSQVTEMFNQGRAFATVRLPFCGHKNICALATIQKIPRLLVGAADGYLYMYNLDPQEGGECTLMKQHKLDGSMEPANEILESASHDRPLVAQTYSAAVTKGTYVPSSPSRHAYTDDLGAVGGACLEDETSSLRLDEDSEHPPMILRTD; via the exons ATCCCTTGCAGTTGGCAGTAAATCAGGCTacaaattcttctctctttcttctgtgGACAAATTAGAGCAGATCTATGAATGCA CTGACACAGAAGATGTGTGCATTGTGGAGAGGCTCTTCTCCAGTAGCCTGGTGGCCATAGTCAGCCTTAAAGCTCCACGCAAGCTGAAAGTTTGTCACTTTAAGAAGGGGACAGAGATTTGCAACTACAGTTACTCCAACACCATCTTGGCTGTCAAACTCAATAGACAG aGGCTGATAGTATGTCTGGAAGAGTCTCTTTATATCCACAACATACGAGACATGAAGGTATTACATACAATCAGGGAGACACCTCCCAATCCTGCAG GGTTGTGTGCTTTATCAATAAACAATGATAATTGCTACCTGGCCTATCCAGGAAGTGCAACTATTGGAGAAGTACAAGTCTTTGACACCATCAATCTG AGAGCTGCCAATATGATCCCAGCTCATGACAGTCCCTTGGCTGCTTTGGCATTTGATGCAAGTGGTACTAAACTTGCCACAGCCTCAGAAAAG ggaACAGTAATAAGAGTGTTTTCCATTCCAGAGGGACAGAAACTCTTTGAATTCCGAAGGGGAGTGAAGAG gTGTGTGAGCATCTGTTCATTGGCTTTCAGCATGGATGGCATGTTTCTGTCTGCATCCAGTAACACAGAGACGGTGCATATCTTCAAACTTGAGACTGTGAAAGAAAA ACCTCAGGAAGAGCCTACAACCTGGACAGGTTACTTTGGAAAAGTGCTGATGGCCTCAACAAGCTACCTGCCCTCTCAAGTAACAGAGATGTTCAACCAGGGTAGAGCCTTTGCTACAGTCCGTCTGCCCTTCTGTGGGCACAAAAACATCTGTGCACTTGCCAC AATCCAGAAGATCCCTCGTCtgctggtgggagctgctgatggGTATCTCTACATGTACAACCTAGACCCCCAGGAAGGAGGCGAGTGCACACTAATGAAGCAGCACAA GCTCGATGGCAGCATGGAGCCCGCCAACGAAATTCTGGAGTCTGCATCGCACGACCGGCCGTTGGTAGCGCAGACGTACAGTGCCGCTGTGACTAAAGGTACATATGTGCCTTCCTCACCCAGCAGGCATG CCTATACGGATGacctgggtgctgtgggtggaGCTTGCCTGGAAGATGAAACCAGCTCACTTAGATTGGATGAAGACAGTGAGCATCCCCCCATGATCCTTCGGACAGACTAA